CTTGAGCCGCCATCCCAAATACAAAACTGAGCTGTGCCGCACCTTCCACACCATTGGCTTCTGCCCCTACGGGCCTCGCTGCCACTTCATCCACAATGCCGAGGAGCGCCGTGGACCTCCTCCAccgtcctcccctctctcctcttccaacAAGATGGAGCGGCCTCGACTGCAGCACAGCTACAGCTTCGCAGGGTTCCCCAGCTCaggtgggcagagagacagcCCCACCTCGGTCACCCCTCCACCCATGTTCTTCCCTGATGAGGTCCCAGAGTGGCCCAGCAGCAACCCCTTCACCTACTCCAGCCAGGAGCTGGCCAACCTGTTTGGGCCCAGCCTCGGTGCCGGTCCCGTAGGCACAGAGCCCAACACCCCTGCACCTCCCTCTCCAACAAGCACCCCTTACTTCTTCAGGCCCATGTTGAGTCAGTCCCCTCAGATGTTCGAGTCTCCGTCCAGCCCCCCTGACTCTCTGTCGGACCAGGAGGGCTACCAGAGCAGCTCCGGAGGCAGCCTGAGTGGCTCAGAGTCTCCCACGCTGGACACCACCCGCCGCCTTCCCATCTTCAGCCGCCTCTCCATCTCTGATGACTAGACTGCACACATCCACCAGCGAATTAAGTTAAATGACACAAAGAGAACATGGCACTCCCCTCTACCTCTGCCCCTTCCCCTagcttccctctcttccctctacGCAAGACACCATGTTAGTTCCTAGTTAGCGTTGTAAGGATGTAGTCAATTAAGGGAACTCTTTCAAATCAATTTCATCCCTGTTGATCCTCACAACAAGTTTTTAAATAGTACCCCACCATGTGTCATAGTGccaaaaaggagaggaaattgAACAATGAAAATGATGTGAGAACAAGAGTTGACTGTTTTGCCAGGTgccacttgtttttttttttcttcttctttatttgTTCTTGAATGTGTAGCAGCGCAAGTGGCCTTGGAATGGGGAGTGCGTTGCActaaccccaccccccccccgaCGATACCACTTCCCCTGAGCTAGCTAGAGGGTGCTCACTAACGTAACTGTAGATCTACCGCAGCCGTTTTTACAGACTGAGCtaagacaaaaggaaaaaaagaccCTGAAACGATATGAATGgtttttaaaaaagagaaaaaaaaagtgcctgGGGCGGTTTCTGCATGTGTTAGGGTGAATGGActactgtttgtttttggttCTTTCTCATTTGCCCCCCTGTCACGGTTCTTCTCAAGCCCTGTCTTATGTAATTGTGGACTGGGTGAGTCTGCAGGAAGGACTTTGAACTGGAAGTTGGTTATGTTCCCCCCTGAGTTTTCTCCTCCTGTTGCTGGTCACTGGCTCTTTTGGGAAGGAAGTCTTGATATCTAATTGATTATTAAACCTATAAGACTCTGTCCCGTCTCTCAACCCCGCCCCCATCCATGCCGATCTGCAGGCGGTGGGGAATTCCAGCATTCCCATGGTGCAGTTGTACATCCTGCGACTTGATGAGATCGGATCTCCAAGCTATCTTACTTTACTTCTCCCCTAGAACCTGCTCCCAGGAGCACTCTGTACTCATTACATCCCTTTTGCTTTCTTTATTtgataattattttttattaatgttattattacggttattattattgtttgaaAACTTTCCAGACAGAAGGTTTGCTTGTCACTGCTTATTTAACTTatcaaaacatatttattgGTGATcatatgcatttttttgttaattttgttttgtatttatctGGATAATGAACAAtagaatatattttcttttatgttaAATTATGATCTTCCATATTAATCTAAAGATTGTGAAGACGTTTTGTCAGTTTCCTTTTTTCACAGTTTAATATATTGTACTTCAATGACTTTTGTTTTGCAACTACACTTtgtcaaaatgaaacttaatttaaagcaaaaaaaaaatgcaaaaaaagatgttttgcgttttgattatttattgtagatcttttttttctttctccctgttATTGGACTGCAATTCCATCTAAACTCGATTTGCTTGTATTCATTCCTGATCGTTCCTCTCCACACCCCACAATGATCCGACAGTAACAGTACCGAACTGTTATTACCTTAATTCAACcgcttttttttccatttgttttctattttggcTTGTCCCAACTTATCTAAAAAGAAAAGGTTCTCACAGTACTTGGGTTGATATCAGAAGTAAACCGGTGCTATGAAACCTCTGACATCACTGTTCGGTTTAGGAGGGTCTCCGACTTAAAAGTGGTCATTTTAAAATATCTTCTGTCAATAATGTTTTATGGATACCCAGACTGTTAATACAAGCAATAGCTGTGACCAAATGGGTTGAGGaaaggattattattattttttttatttgattggatGTTTGATGCACTTGCTTGGCCCCTCTGACCATTGGAAGTGCCTCATTTGAATACATTCCAGGTAGCTAAGGCTGTCTGCCTTTTTATATTTGATAATGGAGGACAATTAAATTTTTAAAGTCACTTGTTCTGTGTTGCCTCCCGAGTTTTTGAAAGAGGTGAACAGATTTGACACAAAGAAAGTAAACTGttgaatgtattttttcagCCATGGTTTTTGTTCACTACAGTAATTTCTGTGAGTTTatataaaaactgtttttttttttcctcttttgtaaGTATTGATTGCAGTTAAAATCAATAAACCCCGTATTttttgaaaagttaatcagtgtAATGAGTTGTCTACAAGTGTGCTTTATGGAAAGGCAGTCATATGCCGATCTGCCTTTTATTCAGTTATGAACAGAGCATAAAgtatgtcattttcaacacatctgtgtgtctagttAGGAACGACACACATTTATGTTTCCAACCCAACATTTAACACATCTTGTGGTATCGGTGTTCCAACACAAATGTGCGCTGTTGCTAACCAGATGCACAAATGTGTTGGAAAATCACACGTCCTATTCAATCTACTGTACAATGTAGATTAAGTTTCAAATGCCTATTATATTCCTATTATCAGGTCACTTATTCTTCTGACTTTGAACCAGACTTCTCATATAACCTTATTGAGGGGGGCGGGCTAGAAGAGACGGGCTATCCTCGCACATGCATAATGTAGGACAAAGGTAGTTTCACTGTGGTGAATGGTAGTTGTTTCATGTAGCCTCATGCACAGGGACGTCCTGCGTTGACAAATGTTACATATAACTAAAAGCGAATGGGTGGGGaatgggaaatgggagactGGCTCACTGTACTTGTATGTGTATAATGTAGGGATAAGGGAGTTTCTCTGTGGTGGAAGTTGATTGGTGAACTGGAGAGAGACCAGTAGGGGTATTGACCTGGGGATGATCCAACTCTGATTGAGCAGGTTTGATTACACAAAGACACCACACTCCTGGTTTCAGCTGAAATATTGATCAGGGGGCTGTAACCATAAAGTTtccaagaataaaaaaaaaaagtgacttgCTGAGGTTGTGACCTGATCAATGATCCTAGGGTTACCAGTAAGAGTTCTGATCGATAAGTGTGTGAGGTGATATTCCTGGGAAGTATGGAATAAATAAACCATTTAGCCTTAGACtacctttcttctttttctactGTTATTCTTCTTTTCCCactaaaatatgtatttatcATAGTGCCACATGCTTTAGCAATTTTATAACTTTTTCCACAGAGGAGAAACGTGGCTAACTCTATGAGCATGACACCATCACCATCAAGGCAGGTAGAGCAGTATTTGATTTCAGTAATAATATAGCTTCCTCTGCAAACACTCCACTCGCCTTCCGCGCTGCTTCTGCTTTTTCTCGGTTTCTGGACACTTCCGTCTGCCCGTGTTTATATTCTCTCAGATTGCAAAAGGAGCCGGGGCAGGAACTCCCTTCCCTCCATACAATGGTGGGTGCTGACCCTTCTCAGTTGACCCGTGGAGGCCTCCTTGTTGCTTTATTTCAGGGAACCGGGCCTGATAGATTGTCTCGCTCCTGTGTttccgccccctcctccccctcatctctGAACAGGCTGGGGGAGAAGGCTCGCCTGCCTGCTGAGAGCCTGATGTTACTTCAGGGCCCGGGACCTTCATGTTCCTTCAAGCTCCTCACTGCATACCGATAAGTTCAAGTAGGGAACCTGCCTAGTGAACTTTGGGTTTGTTGATATTCAAAGGTGCTTAtgaccagtgttgggggtaacgcaAGATTACATTTTTCTGGGAACTAGTGACTTATTGTGTTGTACTTTTAAGTCTTGTAATCCCACcaatgttattagttactttttaaaatttgaatttcGTTACTCTTATTTTCCTTTCATAGTTTCATTTTTTAGTgccaatttttttaaaaagtagaaaaagtgaaaatgccaCTGCATCATGTACAGACAACAAGTTGCtaattgaaaacacacaatcTAAGTATGcttgatataaatgagattggcttactgttttaaaaacagagcaatagtcttgtattgtattttaaaacaacaatcacagacaaacacagcacaAGCCATATTGCTATAGCTTGTTTTTGAAGTGGGTAACGCATAAGTACTCTAATGAGTcacttttaataaagagtaaTGTTGTAACTACTTACTTTTTAAggtaagtaacaaagtaaagtaaccaattactttccccaacactgcttatgacataataaaaaaaagctctCACAGCTGAGAGCTTGTTGcagttctctctgtgtgtgtgtgtgtgtgtgtgtgtgtgcgtgtgtgtgcgtgtgtctttgtCTATGTCTGcgtgcatcacacacacacacacaggtgacgtGACAGGCTAAAAAgctaaaaagcctttattgctATGGTTCATGTTTCAGCTGAGTTACTGGAGCATAGGGGATGGATTGACTCTGGTATCCTCTCTCAACCACATGCTGTCTGAATTTAActtcagtgttttattacaaAGGAACGGATTATCAAACAGCCGAGTTTCAAGATAAAACATGAAAGCGAGAAGTCTGTTTCTGCCTTTCTATCTCGGCCTACATCTGCCTCGTTCTCAAACTGAACCAGGTGAGTGTGACTTGTGCTCACTAACCATGCTTTGTGGCTGCACCCTTTCAGAGGAACTTTAAGTGCATGCAGTGTGAGGGACATGAAAGAGGGctgtttcctgtttgtgtggCGCGTACAGAGGCATCTTAAGACGAAGCACCAGGAAGTGGGTTTGCGAACCTCCGATGAAGAGGTCTGAGGGTGGAGGGGGTCGGTCACGGGTCTGCTGCTCTTTGACatgtgacaaaaaataaaatccttccATTACTTCATCAGATTTTATAGAAGGTAACTTTCCGATATGgaaattatactgtatatagatacAGACCAAGTTCAGGTTTCATTCATTGCTTCCTGCAGAACAGAATAAAGCAGAGGGTTTCTAGCTTGACACACAATACTAAACTTTATTCGCCTTTAACCTCGTGGAGGGTTGAGCAAGAGAGTGCGGCGGCATGTACACTTTGTAATTGTCCTATCAGGGGCAGGTTTACCTCTTTGTTTGAGAAAGAGGTGAGCAAATACTGCTGGATGTGCTAACTGTGCCATTTCCCTTATCTACGCTCACAGCTGAGAGCTTATATCAGGGCAactgcaggtctgtgtgtgtgtgtgtgtgtgcatgtgcgtgtttgtctatgtgtgcgtgcgtcacacacacacatagatgatGTGACAGGTGATGTGGGAGGGATAATTAATCACCAAACGAGGGTTGAGGTCAAGACTGAGTGATGAGGTTAGGTTAGGGGCTATCCAGAGGCAGGTTtgtcagcagagacagagaagcatGATTAACCTCATCCAGCCACACATGCCAGAGCACGGAAACCTGCATTAAACCTGCGTTTAGCTTGTTAAGCTGCTGAAGCTCGTTAAGCTGCTGACCCTCTAAAAAAGGATGCATCGTTTTCAACCCAGAAAATGTATCTACTTTGGGATATCACACAGTCACAACCTATGTTAATAAAAGCATTTGTTTTGTCAAGATGTGTTGAGACTTGTTAattgttgtgttgaaaagtaacaaatGTGTATTGTCTCTGATGAAGGCCGAGTGCTGGAACATATTAAACTTCTGCTCTCCCCGGAATGAATAAAAGAATGTAAATAAGGAATATGTGACcgatttctgtgtgtgcagaccACAGAGTCTGTGTTGGTTGTCCCCAGACTAGAcgcacagatgtgttgaaaatgacacattccTCTTGCAGAAACCAGCATGGTGAGTCAACTCCTGCGCTGTGACAAACAAGCCGTGATAATGATGACCTTCTGTTCACATTGTTGGCATTTAACTTGACTTAGGACGCTCTAATCCACAGCAACTTGCAATGATTGTGCAGGTAGGGGTTCGGTGTGTTGCTAAAACTCACTTCAGCAGGACGCTTGGCTGTTGCAGGGGTTAAACCTGTGACCTTGCTGTTACAGGACAGACTCTCTaactctctaaccactaggccaccctgctacACTATCTTAAGTGTCATTCATgcttatgtacagtataaataaACCTTTATCTTCTCTCTGTTTACTCACTTCCGACTGTGCTCGGTGGTTGATTTGTCCAGTCTTGTTTTGCTAAATACCAAAATTCTCCAGTTAATTATGGGGATGTGTTTCataatttgtgttaacaagGGGCCTTCTCATCCCTCTCAAATCCCTTCCTGATGATTATCAGCCTGTTAGTATATTTCCCTGTTTGGGAAAGTTACTTTCAGAATATAATACATTGCAGATTACTCATTGTGTGCTTTGAATTGAATAATCAGTGAAATAAActacttaaataaataaaaaaaataaacttactCTCAGTTAATTTTAGATTACTTTGCCTCCAAAACCCATAGAATATGACTTTGATAAAGAAGTATTATATTGCCATTTATAGATTGTAATATGAGTAGTGTTATCATTATCATCTATTATGTAATGAAGtcagtctctccagtctcaCAATCTAAACATATTTTCCTCATGTCATGTCTCTGACATCAAACAAGCAGTCAACTAAAtatctgtaatctgattactgtgtttttacagtAACTGTCAGATATTACAATTACCATTTTAGTAATCACATTACTCTAATCTCAGTGCATGTATTCTATTACTTCCCAGCCATGCAGATTTCTCTACTGGCCCATATCAGCTAATGGCAGGTTTTATCTTTCTAGGTCTACGGCCATACGTGTCACAATGAGACTGATTGCAGATCAGCAAAGACAACAGTCGCAGCCACTCCCTGATCCTGTGGGTTTAACCCAGTCACTCCGCAGCCCTATTATCTAGACTACCAGGCTATGACACACTGCTTACAGAGTAATGACCATTAGCCTGGCCAGGATCCAGTGTCACATGTGCTTTTCTTCCCCCAGGCTAAGTGGCAACCCTTGAcctgagaaagaaaggaagagaaaacacatATGTGTTGagcagggagggacagaggTGAGGAGGCTTCAGAAGAGAGCATGGGAGATGGTCGTCTGACAGGTTGTGGAAACACACCCTTCCACTCCTCAGtgtgacagaaaaacaaacacggAGCCAGTAAAGTCTCTCTGAGTCCTGCCCTAATGGACGGGCGATGACTGTGTCCCAGCGGGCCGTGCGGGCCCAGTGGAAACAGGAGGCGAGGACCGGCCAATGGGAGAGCCTGTCCAGAACCTGACACTGTTGTGCTTGGGTTTCTGGTCCGCTGGGCCGAGTGAGTCACCCCCTCAGCTCTCCTAAGTACTGGAGCACTTAACTCTTCCTGTCCCATAACTCCCAACATCACTGGtcgatgaaagaggagagagcggCTGCCATTGGTAACACCTGCTCTGCATTTTGCCTTATTCACGCTCTATTTGGGACCTTAACTGTACTCTGCGTTTCTCATCTTCCACGCTTTCCACAGGGATGAACCATGACTGAAACACCAGGTGCATTACAGTACATGACACACAGATGAGAGACACAACGCAGCTTGCTAACTCCGTAGCCAAAATCTTGATTATTTCTAGTGAGAGACCAAACCGGGGCATGTGTCCTTTTCGTCCATGTGTGACGAGTAACAGTGAATGAAATTGGCTTCGTGCCACTGAACCGAGCTAAAGATATAACAGCGAGTTTCCTCACACTTCATTCTCAGTTTTGTTTTCCAGCATCTGTTTCCTCCAGGCAGCGGTGTACGACAACAACCTCATTCTCACTTCTTAAACGCAGTTTTCAGTTTCTCAACGGTTTAATACTGATTTAATGCGGCCTcagcacatacacgcacacacacaccctagcaTACATATCACACTTCCAGAAGTAAACACACTCCCACACCCTTACCCGCCTACAGATATGCATCGG
The nucleotide sequence above comes from Centroberyx gerrardi isolate f3 chromosome 17, fCenGer3.hap1.cur.20231027, whole genome shotgun sequence. Encoded proteins:
- the zfp36l1a gene encoding mRNA decay activator protein ZFP36L1a, producing the protein MTTAVVSPFFDFEVMNKNNKLLNYNNNLGAPHPMSVPCTGTNVPISSPAGALLDRKAVGTPSVGGVYQRRHSVSSTKFNQNQFLNSLKAADHSSLISGVGNASNNKENRLRDRSFSETGERLLHKCLGPASPTSGSSSQVNSSRYKTELCRPFEENGSCKYGDKCQFAHGIHELRSLSRHPKYKTELCRTFHTIGFCPYGPRCHFIHNAEERRGPPPPSSPLSSSNKMERPRLQHSYSFAGFPSSGGQRDSPTSVTPPPMFFPDEVPEWPSSNPFTYSSQELANLFGPSLGAGPVGTEPNTPAPPSPTSTPYFFRPMLSQSPQMFESPSSPPDSLSDQEGYQSSSGGSLSGSESPTLDTTRRLPIFSRLSISDD